One window of the Verrucomicrobiota bacterium genome contains the following:
- a CDS encoding methionine adenosyltransferase, producing the protein MGASDYLFTSESVSMGHPDKVADQISDAVLDEIMRQDPMGRVACETLVTTGLAFVAGEITTSCYVHIPDIVRQTIREIGYTDPEMGFDYETCAVITSLDKQSPDIAMGVDEKPDHEQGAGDQGLMFGYACRETTELMPMPIQLAHRLMERQAEVREKKVLPWLRPDGKCQVTIEYVGRKPKRVHTVVFSTQTQDVPIKTVREGVMEEIIKKIIPAAMLDSKTVYHINPTGRFVFGGPKADCGLTGRKIIVDSYGGRGSHGGGAFSGKDPSKVDRSASYAARHVAKNIVAAGIADECEIQVSYAIGVAKPLAINVVMFDTGKLPHARVVELIYKHWDLRPAMIIKNLDLRRPIYKETARHGHFGRNGGANNGFTWEKLDKVEALKADAGL; encoded by the coding sequence ATGGGAGCAAGCGATTACCTTTTCACCTCGGAATCGGTCTCGATGGGCCACCCCGACAAGGTGGCCGACCAGATCTCCGACGCAGTCCTCGACGAGATCATGCGCCAGGACCCGATGGGGCGCGTGGCGTGCGAGACGTTGGTGACCACCGGGCTGGCGTTCGTGGCCGGCGAAATCACCACGAGCTGTTACGTCCACATCCCCGACATCGTCCGGCAGACGATCAGGGAGATCGGCTACACCGACCCTGAGATGGGTTTCGACTACGAGACCTGCGCGGTCATCACCTCGCTCGACAAGCAGTCGCCCGACATCGCCATGGGTGTCGATGAGAAGCCCGACCACGAGCAAGGCGCCGGTGACCAGGGCCTCATGTTCGGGTACGCGTGCCGCGAGACCACCGAGCTCATGCCGATGCCGATCCAGTTGGCCCACCGGCTCATGGAGCGCCAGGCCGAGGTGCGCGAGAAGAAGGTGCTCCCGTGGCTGCGCCCGGACGGCAAGTGCCAAGTCACCATCGAGTACGTCGGGCGCAAGCCCAAGCGCGTCCACACGGTTGTTTTCTCGACGCAGACCCAGGACGTCCCGATCAAGACCGTGCGCGAAGGCGTCATGGAGGAGATCATCAAGAAGATCATCCCCGCCGCGATGCTCGACAGCAAGACCGTCTACCACATCAACCCGACGGGCCGGTTCGTCTTCGGCGGCCCGAAGGCTGATTGCGGCCTGACGGGGCGCAAGATCATCGTTGACAGCTACGGCGGCAGGGGGAGCCATGGCGGCGGGGCCTTCAGCGGCAAGGACCCGTCGAAGGTCGACCGCTCGGCCTCGTACGCGGCGCGCCACGTCGCCAAGAACATCGTCGCCGCCGGCATCGCCGACGAGTGCGAGATCCAGGTCAGCTACGCCATCGGCGTGGCCAAGCCGCTGGCCATCAACGTCGTCATGTTCGACACCGGCAAGCTGCCGCATGCGCGCGTCGTCGAACTCATCTACAAGCATTGGGATCTGCGCCCTGCCATGATCATCAAGAACCTCGATCTGCGGCGCCCGATCTACAAAGAAACCGCCCGCCACGGCCACTTCGGCCGCAACGGCGGAGCCAACAACGGCTTCACGTGGGAAAAACTCGACAAGGTCGAAGCCCTCAAGGCCGACGCGGGGCTCTGA
- a CDS encoding nucleotidyltransferase family protein produces MKALILAAGYGTRLYPLTKDKAKPLLPVGGKLIINYLLEQLERIDEIDHIYVVTNEKFSKAFAAWAAETPCSKPITAVNDGTLSNDDRLGAIGDINLVVQKHRIADSMLIVGGDNIFTFDLRDFAAFSNTHGSAVGLYRLDDLEAIKRYNETVLDETGRIVSFREKPPDPKSNLFAVCLYCYAPDDVARVKQYLDAGGNPDAPGHYVAWLHKQTDVYGFPFAGTWYDIGDLKAYEEADRFFAQQNAK; encoded by the coding sequence ATGAAAGCGTTGATTCTGGCCGCCGGTTACGGCACGCGCCTCTACCCGCTCACGAAGGACAAAGCGAAGCCGCTGCTGCCCGTCGGCGGGAAGCTGATCATCAACTACCTGCTCGAGCAGCTCGAGCGTATCGACGAGATCGATCACATCTACGTGGTGACCAACGAGAAGTTCTCGAAGGCCTTCGCCGCGTGGGCGGCCGAGACGCCATGCTCCAAGCCGATCACTGCGGTCAACGACGGCACCCTGAGCAACGACGACCGGCTCGGCGCCATCGGCGACATCAACCTCGTCGTCCAGAAGCACCGGATCGCCGACTCAATGCTCATCGTCGGCGGCGACAACATCTTCACGTTCGATCTGCGCGACTTCGCGGCCTTCTCCAACACGCACGGCTCGGCGGTCGGGCTCTACCGGCTCGACGACCTCGAGGCGATCAAGCGCTACAACGAGACCGTGCTCGACGAGACGGGCCGCATCGTCTCGTTCCGCGAGAAGCCGCCGGACCCGAAGTCGAACCTGTTCGCCGTGTGCTTGTACTGCTATGCGCCCGATGACGTCGCCCGCGTCAAGCAGTACCTCGACGCGGGCGGCAACCCTGATGCGCCGGGCCACTATGTTGCCTGGCTCCACAAGCAAACCGACGTCTACGGTTTCCCGTTTGCGGGAACGTGGTATGATATCGGCGACCTGAAGGCCTACGAGGAAGCCGACCGCTTCTTCGCCCAACAGAACGCGAAGTAG
- the ptsP gene encoding phosphoenolpyruvate--protein phosphotransferase, with the protein MPTERSHYGIGVSPGVAIGVAHLFRQEMGTLPQRPIKAEQVEAEYARFREALGLSREQIVSVRERVGREIGEEQAKIFDFQIHIINDSHLAAEVKEALGRRLLNVEVVFTEAIERYIQLLSDIDDELFRERRTDIRDVRDRILTNLAQRRPRTMGELPFASVIVAHDIAPSDAAMMERGKVLAFATDMGGRTSHTAIMASSMGIPAVVGLHDMSVKIQDGEQLIVDGNRGIVVVNPVEETVQRYNREIFRIKAFEEELVEIREQPAVTTDGHRVVLSANIEVPEEIASARANGAEGIGLYRTEFLYMSRDELPTEEEQFEAYKAILEGLKPDPVIIRTFDLGGDKFVSHLDIPFELNPFLGWRAIRFCLERVDIFKTQLRAILRASVHGNLKLMYPMISSVDEVVSANAILDEAKEELLREGVPFSERFEIGAMIEVPSAAVTADIIAGEVDFFSIGTNDLIQYTLAVERTNDRIAHLYKPCHPGVLRLIKMTIDAAHANDIWVGMCGEMAADPSIAMVLVGMGIDELSTSAIAVPKIKKVIRSISYAEAVDFARELLKYHRADRIQEMASERLRSILPALYEQQG; encoded by the coding sequence GTGCCGACCGAGAGATCACATTACGGCATCGGCGTTTCACCGGGCGTCGCCATCGGCGTCGCCCATCTCTTCCGCCAGGAGATGGGCACGCTGCCGCAGCGCCCCATCAAGGCTGAGCAGGTCGAGGCCGAGTACGCGCGTTTCCGCGAGGCGCTCGGGCTGAGCCGCGAGCAGATCGTGTCGGTGCGCGAGCGGGTGGGGCGCGAGATCGGCGAAGAGCAGGCCAAGATCTTCGATTTCCAGATCCACATCATCAACGACTCGCACCTGGCCGCCGAGGTTAAGGAGGCCCTGGGGCGGCGGCTGCTCAACGTCGAGGTGGTGTTCACCGAGGCGATCGAACGCTATATCCAGCTTCTGAGCGACATCGACGACGAGCTGTTCCGCGAGCGCCGCACGGACATCCGCGACGTGCGCGACCGCATCCTGACCAACCTGGCCCAACGCCGCCCGCGCACCATGGGCGAGCTGCCGTTCGCGTCGGTCATCGTCGCCCACGACATCGCGCCGTCGGACGCCGCGATGATGGAGCGCGGCAAGGTGCTGGCGTTCGCGACGGACATGGGCGGCCGCACGTCGCACACGGCGATCATGGCCTCTTCGATGGGTATTCCCGCCGTGGTGGGCCTGCACGACATGAGCGTCAAGATCCAGGACGGCGAGCAGCTCATCGTCGACGGCAACCGCGGCATTGTCGTTGTGAACCCGGTCGAGGAGACCGTCCAGCGCTACAACCGTGAGATCTTCCGAATCAAGGCGTTCGAAGAGGAACTCGTCGAGATCCGCGAGCAGCCCGCCGTGACGACCGACGGCCACCGCGTCGTGCTCTCGGCCAACATCGAGGTGCCTGAGGAGATCGCGAGCGCGCGCGCCAACGGCGCCGAGGGCATCGGCCTGTACCGCACCGAGTTCCTCTACATGAGCCGCGACGAGCTCCCGACCGAAGAGGAGCAGTTCGAGGCCTACAAGGCCATCCTCGAGGGACTCAAGCCGGACCCGGTCATCATCCGCACCTTCGACTTGGGCGGAGACAAATTCGTCTCGCACCTCGATATCCCGTTCGAACTCAATCCGTTCCTCGGGTGGCGCGCGATCCGGTTCTGCCTCGAGCGGGTCGATATTTTCAAGACGCAGCTTCGGGCCATCCTGCGCGCGAGCGTCCACGGCAACCTCAAGCTCATGTACCCGATGATCTCGAGCGTCGACGAGGTCGTAAGCGCCAACGCGATCCTCGACGAAGCCAAGGAAGAGCTGCTCCGCGAAGGGGTGCCGTTCAGTGAGCGGTTCGAGATCGGCGCCATGATCGAGGTGCCGAGCGCGGCGGTCACCGCCGACATCATCGCCGGCGAGGTCGATTTCTTCAGCATCGGCACCAATGACCTGATCCAGTACACGCTCGCCGTCGAGCGGACCAACGACCGGATCGCGCACCTGTACAAGCCGTGCCATCCGGGCGTGCTGCGGCTGATCAAGATGACCATCGACGCGGCACACGCCAACGACATCTGGGTCGGCATGTGCGGCGAGATGGCCGCCGACCCCTCGATCGCCATGGTGCTGGTCGGCATGGGCATCGACGAGCTGAGCACGAGCGCCATCGCCGTGCCGAAGATCAAGAAGGTCATCCGAAGCATCTCCTACGCCGAAGCCGTCGACTTCGCGCGCGAGCTGCTCAAGTACCACCGCGCCGACCGTATCCAGGAGATGGCGAGCGAGCGCTTGCGCAGCATCCTCCCCGCCCTCTACGAACAACAGGGCTGA
- a CDS encoding HPr family phosphocarrier protein, producing MSTSSAAKPNRVVRDIRIVNTLGLHARPASQLAQLAARYRADIHIRKGGDQVNAKSIMGIITLAAGQDTMLRFIASGPDAEEALSAIGKLVEDKFGED from the coding sequence ATGAGCACATCGAGCGCGGCGAAACCCAACAGAGTGGTCCGGGATATTCGTATCGTCAACACGCTCGGACTGCACGCGCGGCCGGCCTCGCAGTTGGCCCAGCTTGCGGCCCGCTACCGGGCCGACATCCATATCCGCAAAGGCGGTGACCAGGTAAACGCCAAGAGCATCATGGGCATCATCACCCTCGCGGCGGGACAGGACACGATGCTGCGCTTCATCGCCTCGGGCCCCGACGCCGAGGAGGCGTTGAGCGCCATCGGCAAGCTGGTCGAAGACAAGTTCGGAGAGGACTGA
- the hprK gene encoding HPr(Ser) kinase/phosphatase produces the protein MRGIRVGYLYERMADELRLTTQAGERGMNRRIKVAEVERPGLAMTGFFDYFAWRRIQVLGKVEIFYMRSLPSDVRRERIRRLMERNIPCMIVARNYRPPEELLEEANSFNVPLFRTPLITMNLVNRLTLFLDEEFAPTVSIPGNMVEVYGVGVLIRGKGGVGKSETSLGLIEKGHRLITDDIVRIRLREGRYLVGTGAELTRHHMEIRGLGIINVQALFGAVCFKEEAPIDLVVTLERWDPEKEYERLGIEEETISILGKPVPHLLIPVRVGRDIVLMVETAALTHRLKATGYNPAKQLNERLVGIMTKP, from the coding sequence ATGCGCGGGATACGTGTTGGATACCTCTACGAGCGGATGGCCGACGAGCTGCGGCTGACGACTCAGGCCGGCGAGCGCGGCATGAACCGCCGCATCAAGGTAGCCGAGGTCGAACGCCCCGGCTTGGCCATGACGGGCTTCTTCGACTACTTCGCCTGGCGCCGCATCCAGGTGCTCGGCAAGGTCGAGATCTTCTACATGCGCTCGCTTCCGAGCGACGTGCGCCGCGAGCGCATCCGCCGGCTCATGGAGCGCAACATCCCGTGCATGATCGTGGCGCGCAACTACCGGCCGCCCGAGGAACTGCTCGAGGAAGCCAACAGCTTCAATGTGCCGCTATTCCGCACGCCGCTGATCACGATGAACCTTGTGAACCGCCTCACGCTGTTCCTCGACGAGGAGTTTGCCCCCACGGTGTCGATCCCGGGTAACATGGTCGAGGTCTACGGTGTCGGCGTGCTCATCCGCGGCAAGGGCGGCGTCGGCAAGAGCGAGACCTCGCTCGGCCTGATCGAGAAGGGCCACCGGCTCATCACCGACGACATCGTGCGCATCCGGCTGCGCGAGGGCCGTTACCTGGTCGGCACGGGTGCCGAGCTGACGCGCCACCACATGGAGATCCGCGGCCTGGGCATCATCAACGTGCAGGCATTGTTCGGCGCGGTGTGCTTCAAGGAGGAGGCGCCCATCGACCTCGTGGTCACGCTCGAGCGCTGGGACCCGGAGAAGGAATACGAACGGCTCGGCATCGAGGAGGAGACGATTTCAATCCTCGGCAAACCCGTGCCGCACCTGCTGATCCCCGTGCGCGTCGGACGCGACATCGTGCTCATGGTGGAGACCGCCGCCCTGACGCACCGGCTCAAGGCCACGGGCTACAACCCGGCCAAGCAACTCAACGAGCGACTCGTGGGCATTATGACCAAGCCGTAG